A genomic region of Corticium candelabrum chromosome 22, ooCorCand1.1, whole genome shotgun sequence contains the following coding sequences:
- the LOC134197745 gene encoding CD109 antigen-like, which produces MPRSTPKDFFLSIPCHRLPKPTPPSDQRSVTVRAISDDSSLSFNNAVSVTVKSSPSLVLIQTDKPIYVQNDEVNIRVAVLGCNFVPCCRIDKECMCDVLLDIKNPQNIIIDRLTIKPCVSRSQEMIKRRNFSLGLTPIQGDWSIVAKRSCDDTVISETSFEVKNYECDAYTYICLSFIKLVFILVLPRFDVVVRSPGFVKTADENIWINVAAKYTYNKGVVGSLRVQLGIWNETSESANVFYSNSFILRPKDLGIKKMTFSNIGYDEFPIGKRLSVFAEVTEKASGIKASAFDNNAVFTDNPIKLDCDLMPPYYKPNVTLQMQIRARYPKMAIVQKACWLRPLMRVKARDQKLGVDCKFKKFCSACTGLFSVRPKSIGKERIGGFADFEIIKSNSDNEILPITVLVVARGSIQSSQHFSSKPGQITTFQVKVTPQLADRFCVVAYYLKRCNWHKQVISDVACVDTDKQCANEISLRLSKPQVEPGSLVKLDINVDCPFSDVALLAVDKGLYILNNESKLTREKMFKSLDSCSSSCGHTLASSDGIFDVAGLTAISQTELNPQCSCCSRSCRSTCLRPVHIIMLFSVFFLVDDECAAKREKRSDALVLEIDKFILLCSILADNPCPELHQRIRDKGIWTMPKQRYDFCLMEYKEMLKGSLLFNVTSEKEAHEQYACCLGNLRAKANIPSEFNDIFESSDGLSFRRRTSFPHVWLQDKVITNGDSKTVSHDLAVPDSITTWSIYGLAQCCKTGFCVSEPVELTVFRPIFAECHLPYSFKRQEQVSVTCSVYNHNSNPQRACLQIVNPPDNLCTSAGTGKATTPVCFLIDAQDTRSVSIPLLPLEVGTTKLTVKMKSAFGNEEVEMKIKVEPEEVRRDYDYRAELDPQGVNRADPGGCNLDPPQDARIGKCFKSFTHNDKCENPIDGNFTKEQCCSGQIRKSSVAFSDGNKCELCPSKIGKYFSIDEDIDGKVDAREGIQSLVRQPGGSGEQNMLNFAPTCAVVSFLHATNATINSHHRETLRQGYQYQMTFRKSDGGFAMYPRPEYVSTTFLTSYVLATVCRARHFIQVDSRVVSDAFSFLESRRMASGQFDSKKRSYNTRQLGSDDNVYRTAYTVMSVLECCLPNEEARLRSSVCPSVTYILNELRADRACKNSACSVCNDENVCDLRIIDNLGRDLFREAIINEEGSRYWDEKDFGYNRSISYYKRPQSYAVEMTSFILQACLITKDCKCAASAAKWLNSDTVIGLNALSAFTAGCQIAVLHPPNLCVRVTQLNNPDVEFANFKINRSNAALIQRIQVPINNVYRVETCGTGLAQSMVHVQYNVPSTGYEQCAFHITTYASSNSEDGNREAEIGFCVRHLGDGCTGMANVEVELPTGYEACNRSSTDEADPLCLSDIQSLEGANMKLDYYEINSKAVVFYFEELCSTESICIKFKAYRKFEVMRSLPVSIKAYDYYQPAIACTEFYTLDGNSSEFYTLDGNSSELSAICDDNQESSNSPICVCGAGRCPVLGTIENRACNACAYHHYVYKVRVLAVQKSNGWSQIIVTVMDILKPGNVDLNISENIMLWLPEVCTLKVDLRVGNDYHVQGLDGPKFVLDHNSHIEQWPRTTFSECREIEKEACISNKCKKIKNPKRNLNCKKKKKNKCKDEAEQKCKKIKEFRDYVKSLKEGRICEGKDIC; this is translated from the exons ATGCCTAGGA GCACTCCCAAAGATTTCTTTCTTTCCATTCCATGCCACCGTCTTCCGAAACCAACACCTCCTAGTGATCAACGTTCTGTAACCGTCAGAGCAATCAGTGACGACAGCTCGTTGTCGTTCAACAACGCAGTCTCAGTGACCGTCAAATCTAGTCCTTCTCTTGTGCTCATCCAGACCGACAAACCCATTTACGTACAGAATGACGAAG TCAACATCCGAGTGGCTGTTCTTGGCTGCAACTTTGTTCCTTGCTGTAGAATCGATAAAGAG TGCATGTGCGACGTTCTTCTCGACATTAAG AATCCACAAAATATTATAATTGATCGATTGACCATCAAGCCATGCGTTTCTCGATCTCAAGAAA TGATAAAGAGACGAAATTTTAGCTTGGGGTTAACTCCTATTCAAGGAGATTGGTCTATTGTTGCTAAACGAAGCTGTGAT GACACTGTGATATCCGAGACAAGCTTTGAAGTGAAGAACTACG AGTGTGACGCATACACGTATATCTGTTTGAGTTTTATCAAGTTAGTATTCATTTTAGTCCTTCCACGCTTTGATGTCGTCGTCAGATCACCAGGATTTGTGAAGACAGCTGATGAGAATATCTGGATTAATGTGGCAGCCAA GTATACTTACAACAAAGGAGTCGTTGGAAGTTTACGTGTGCAACTCGGTATTTGGAATGAAACATCTGAATCTGCCAACGTTTTCTATAGCAATAGCTTTATTCTGCGACCCAAG GATTTAGGAATAAAGAAGATGACATTTTCTAATATAGGATACGATGAGTTTCCAATTGGTAAACGattgtctgtgtttgctgAAGTAACTGAGAAGGCTAGTGGCATCAAAGCTAGCGCGTTTGACAACAACGCAGTGTTTACGGACAATCCTATCAAGCTCGACTGTGACCTCATGCCGCCATACTACAAACCAAACGTCACTCTACAGATGCAG attCGTGCTCGTTATCCAAAAATGGCGATAGTGCAGAAGGCGTGTTGGTTACGGCCTCTTATGAGG GTGAAGGCAAGAGATCAGAAGTTAGGAGTCGATTGCAAATTTAAGAAATTTTGTTCTGCCTGCACTGGCCTCTTCTCTGTCAGACCAAAGTCGATTGGAAAGGAGAGG ATTGGAGGATTTGCTGACTTTGAAATAATCAAGTCAAACTCAGACAACGAGATT TTGCCAATTACTGTACTTGTAGTTGCCAGAGGGAGCATTCAGTCTTCACAACACTTTTCTAGTAAGCCAGGTCAGATCACTACCTTCCAGGTGAAGGTCACTCCTCAGCTGGCTGATCGTTTCTGCGTCGTTGCTTACTATTTGAAACGTTGCAATTGGCACAAACAGGTCATTTCTGACGTTGCCTGTGTGGACACCGACAAACAGTGTGCAAACGAG ATATCTCTTAGGTTATCAAAACCACAAGTAGAACCTGGTTCGCTAGTCAAGCTTGACATCAATGTGGATTGTCCATTTTCGGATgttgctcttcttgctgtgGACAAGGGATTGTATATTCTCAACAACGAAAGCAAACTGACTCGCGAAAAG ATGTTTAAAAGTTTGGATAGCTGCTCGAGCTCATGTGGTCACACTTTGGCAAGCTCAGATGGTATATTTGAC GTAGCAGGACTGACTGCGATTTCACAAACTGAGCTGAATCCTCAGTGCAGCTGTTGTTCACGATCCTGCCGTTCTACTTGCCTTAGACCAG TTCATATTATAATGCTattttctgtctttttcttGGTAGATGATGAATGTGCAGCAAAGCGTGAAAAACGTTCTGATGCACTTG TTTTAGAAATTGATAAATTTATCCTTCTTTGCTCGATACTAGCTGATAACCCTTGTCCCGAGCTTCATCAGCGTATTCGAGATAAGGGTATTTGGACTATGCCGAAGCAGAGATATGATTTCTGTTTGATGGAGTACAAGGAAATGCTCAAAGGATCATTGCTTTTTAATGTCACAAGTGAAAAAGAAGCTCATGAACAGTATGCTTGCTGCCTTGGAA ACTTAAGGGCAAAAGCCAATATTCCATCTGAATTCAATGACATTTTTGAAAGCTCTGATGGACTATCATTTAGAAGGAGGACTTCATTTCCTCACGTCTGGTTGCAAGACAAAGTCATTACAAATGG TGATTCGAAAACAGTCAGTCATGATCTTGCAGTTCCTGATTCGATCACTACATGGTCTATCTACGGTTTGGCTCAATGTTGTAAAACTGGATTTTGTGTGTCGGAACCAGTTGAGCTGACTGTTTTCAGACCAATATTCGCGGAATGTCATTTACCATATTCGTTTAAGCGTCAAGAGCAGGTGTCTGTAACTTGTTCTGTATACAACCACAATTCAAACCCACAAAGA GCTTGTCTTCAAATTGTGAATCCACCCGACAATCTTTGCACATCTGCGGGTACCGGAAAGGCGACGACTCCTGTTTGCTTTTTGATCGACGCTCAGGACACACGCTCGGTATCCATCCCTTTGTTGCCTCTTGAAGTGGGCACCACAAAGTTGACTGTAAAAATGAAGTCAGCGTTCGGAAATGAAGAAGTAGAAATGAAAATCAAAGTTGAA CCTGAAGAAGTTAGACGAGATTATGATTATCGAGCTGAGCTAGATCCACAAG GTGTCAACAGGGCTGATCCTGGAGGATGCAATCTTGATCCACCCCAAG ATGCCAGAATTGGAAAATGCTTCAAATCGTTTACTCACAATGACAAGTGCGAAAATCCTATTGATGGCAACTTTACAAAGGAGCAGTGTTGTAGTGGACAGATAAGAAAGTCCTCAGTAGCTTTCAGTGATGGGAACAAATGTGAATTGTGTCCGTCAAAAATAG GTAAATATTTTTCCATTGATGAAGACATCGACGGTAAAGTTGACGCAAGAGAAGGAATCCAGTCTCTAGTTAGACAACCGGGAGGAAGCGGAGAACAGAATATGCTGAACTTTGCTCCAACCTGTGCAGTTGTTTCGTTCTTGCACGCCACCAATGCGACTATCAACAGCCATCATCGCGAAACTCTGAGACAAG GTTACCAGTACCAGATGACGTTTCGAAAATCAGACGGAGGATTTGCAATGTATCCGCGTCCAGAGTACGTGTCGACAACTTTCTTGACCTCTTACGTACTTGCGACTGTGTGTCGTGCACGTCACTTTATTCAAGTTGATTCTCGCGTGGTTTCTGACGCGTTTTCTTTTCTTGAATCCCGTCGGATGGCTTCGGGACAGTTTGACTCCAAGAAACGTAGTTACAACACTAGACAG CTTGGTAGCGACGACAACGTATACAGGACTGCTTACACGGTTATGAGCGTCTTGGAATGCTGTCTTCCCAACGAAGAAGCAAGATTGAGA TCCAGCGTATGTCCTTCTGTCACTTACATACTAAACGAACTTCGAGCTGATCGA GCTTGCAAGAACTCGGCTTGCAGTGTCTGTAATGATGAGAACGTGTGCGATTTGAGAATTATTGACAATCTGGGACGTGATCTGTTTAGAGAAGCAATTATCA ACGAGGAAGGTTCAAGGTATTGGGATGAAAAAGACTTTGGTTACAACAGAAGTATTTCATATTACAAGCGGCCTCAATCCTACGCCGTGGAAATGACTTCTTTCATTCTTCAAGCTTGTCTCATTACCAAAGATTGCAAATGCGCAGCATCTGCTGCTAAGTGGTTAAATAGC GATACAGTTATAGGCTTGAACGCTTTGTCTGCATTTACTGCTGGTTGTCAAATCGCCGTCCTTCATCCTCCCAATCTTTGTGTAAGAGTAACACAACTAAATAACCCGGATGTGGAGTTTGCCAATTTCAAGATCAATCGGTCAAACGCAGCCCTTATACAACGTATTCAG GTACCAATCAATAACGTGTACCGAGTAGAGACATGTGGTACAGGTCTTGCACAATCAATG GTTCACGTTCAATACAACGTTCCTTCGACCGGATATGAACAGTGTGCGTTCCATATAACAACATACGCGTCTTCAAACAGTGAGGACGGTAACCGCGAGGCAGAAATTGGCTTTTGCGTTCG ACACTTGGGTGATGGTTGCACCGGTATGGCTAATGTTGAAGTAGAATTGCCAACTGGATATGAAGCATGCAATAGGTCGTCAACTGACGAGGCTGATCCTCTCTGTCTTAGTGAT ATACAGTCATTAGAAGGTGCAAATATGAAGCTGGATTATTACGAAATCAACAGCAAAGCGGTTGTTTTCTACTTTGAAGAG CTCTGCAGCACTGAGAGTATTTGCATCAAATTCAAAGCGTACAGAAAGTTTGAAGTCATGCGTTCTCTGCCTGTCAGTATCAAAGCCTATGATTACTACCAACCAG CTATAGCATGCACCGAGTTCTACACTTTAGACGGCAACAGTTCCGAGTTCTACACTTTAGACGGCAACAGTTCCGAGCTGTCTGCAATTTGTGATGACAACCAAGAGAGTAGTAACTCACCAATCTGTGTGTGCGGAGCAG GACGATGCCCTGTTCTTGGAACAATAGAGAACAGAGCTTGCAATGCTTGCGCTTACCACCATTACG TATATAAAGTTCGTGTGCTAGCAGTACAAAAAAGCAATGGATGGTCACAGATCATAGTCACCGTCATGGAT ATTTTGAAGCCTGGGAATGTGGATCTGAACATCTCCGAGAACATCATGCTTTGGCTTCCTGAAGTCTGCACCCTGAAAGTCGATCTTCGAGTTGGTAACGACTACCATGTTCAAGGATTGGATGGACCAAAGTTTGTGCTCGATCACAACTCTCACATCGAGCAGTGGCCTCGGACAACCTTTAGTGAATGCAGAGAAATCGAAAAAGAGGCTTGCATCAGTAACAAATGTAAGAAAATCAAGAATCCAAAGCGAAACTTGAATTgtaagaagaaaaagaagaacaAGTGCAAAGATGAAGCTGAACAAAAATgcaaaaaaattaaagaaTTTCGTGATTACGTCAAGAGCCTCAAAGAAGGTCGTATCTGTGAAGGAAAGGACATATGCTAA
- the LOC134197746 gene encoding complement C3-like, with the protein MARKGFKAVAQLVGGTTDFEIVKSHSDSETLQITALVVARGSIQSSQRFSSRPGPITTFQVDVTPQLADRFCVVAFYVKSCSDGQRHVISDVACVDTNKRCSNEISLSLARPSVDPGALVNLEIKVDCPFSDIALLAVDKGLYILNNESKLTREKMFKSLDNCSRSCGYTLASSDGIFDVAGLTAISQTQLNPLCSCCSRSCRSTCLKEDDQCAGSRSKRSDTLGDDRCPELHQQLRDKGIWAMQEHRYRFCFSEYQKMVAGTSFFNLTTEIDARAQYDCCVGKDLRAKANVPSEFNDLFESSEVRRSSKRSSFPHVWLQDKVITNGNLRTVPLDLTIPDSITTWSIYGLAQCCATGFCVSEPVELTAFVPIFAECHLPYSFKRQEQVSVTCSVYNYNSNKQRACLQIVNPPDTLCTSAGTGEKTTPACFWVEAEDTQSVTIPLLPLEVGITKLTVKMRSFFGEDEVEMDIRVEPEGVLRYYDYRAELDPEGENMADRGGCSLAPPLDARAGKCFKSFSRSDTCENPIAGRYTMDQCCSEQIGSFSVAFSDGITCVLCPSRTELHLCGVDCSCAGSRQTRKQVNYFYIRAPEEYIEGSQTAWLGVTGKYFAINEDIEGRVDAREGINSLVRLPSGCGEQNMANFAPTCAVISFLHATSATINEEHRETLRKGYEYHMRFRSSDGGFAVRERKSVAKTFLSSYVLATLCRSRQFIYVDPSIISGVVALLESRRLPSGQFKALLRSYNTRRLGQDDIVYRTAYIAMSLLECCLPNEERALRSSVCPAVTYIQNEFDAGRVRTIYAKSIIYFALMKACNNNSGCSVCIDQGVCDLTIIDNVRRDLFREVIINDDGSRYWDEKDFGYSRQESYYNRPNSYAVEMTSFILQACLIGKDCRCAASAAKWLNSVRNYNGGFVSTHDTVIGLYALGAFTAGCSITVLHPPNLCVKVRQMSNPEVEFANFRINQSNAALTQRIQLPINNVYQVETCGTGLGQSMVHVEYNVPSTGYEKCAFAITANGRTKTSSNDEETSTEAEIAVCVRYLGDSCTGMANIEVELPTGYAACNESSTEEADPLCLSDIFSSRGEDLKLYMYEINSKSVVFYFDELCSAKNICITFKAYRKFEVMRSLPVSVIAYDYYSPAIKCTEFYTLDGGSSKLSLICDDQGNSDSPTCVCGAGRCPVLETIENRTCSACVYHQYVYRVRVLAIEENNGWSQIKVHVVEILKPGSADLKAGKSNITLWLPEVCQLTVDFQIGDDYHVQGLDGLKFVLDHNSHIEQWPERTFDECKEKEKNACFRKACKKSKNSKQRKECEKKKSNKNKCKKEVDKKCKDVQKFYKYVSNMKDGHVCELVDICK; encoded by the exons ATGGCCAGAAAAGGCTTTAAAGCAGTAGCACAGCTT GTTGGAGGAACTACTGACTTTGAGATTGTCAAGTCTCACTCGGACAGCGAAACT CTGCAGATTACTGCGCTTGTAGTCGCCAGAGGGAGCATTCAATCTTCTCAACGTTTTTCAAGTAGACCGGGTCCGATCACAACGTTTCAGGTGGACGTCACTCCTCAGTTGGCTGATCGTTTCTGCGTCGTTGCTTTCTATGTGAAGAGTTGTTCGGATGGGCAACGTCATGTCATCTCTGATGTTGCCTGCGTAGACACCAACAAACGGTGTTCAAACGAG ATATCTCTGAGTTTAGCAAGACCATCAGTAGACCCAGGTGCGCTAGTCAATCTTGAAATCAAAGTGGATTGCCCATTTTCGGATattgctcttcttgctgtgGACAAGGGATTGTACATCCTCAATAATGAAAGCAAATTGACTCGGGAGAAG ATGTTCAAAAGTTTGGATAACTGTTCACGCTCTTGTGGTTACACGTTGGCAAGCTCAGATGGTATATTTGAC GTAGCAGGATTGACAGCAATTTCACAAACTCAGTTGAATCCTCTGTGCAGCTGTTGTTCACGATCTTGCCGTTCTACTTGCCTCAAGGAAG ATGATCAATGTGCTGGGAGCCGTAGCAAACGCTCTGATACACTTG GTGATGATCGTTGTCCTGAGCTTCATCAGCAACTACGAGACAAAGGGATTTGGGCTATGCAAGAACACCGGTATCGTTTCTGCTTCTCTGAGTACCAGAAAATGGTCGCAGGAacatcatttttcaatttgaCAACTGAGATAGACGCTCGTGCTCAGTATGATTGCTGCGTTGGAA AGGATTTAAGGGCAAAAGCTAACGTTCCATCTGAATTCAATGATTTATTTGAAAGTTCTGAAGTACGTCGTAGCAGTAAAAGGTCGTCGTTTCCTCACGTCTGGCTACAAGACAAAGTCATCACAAACGG TAATTTGCGGACAGTTCCTCTTGATCTTACAATTCCTGATTCAATCACCACATGGTCTATTTACGGATTGGCTCAATGTTGTGCCACTGGATTTTGTGTATCGGAACCAGTTGAACTGACTGCTTTCGTTCCAATATTCGCGGAATGTCATTTGCCGTATTCGTTTAAGCGTCAAGAGCAGGTGTCTGTAACTTGTTCAGTATACAACTACAattcaaacaagcaaaga GCTTGTCTTCAAATAGTGAATCCACCCGACACCCTTTGCACATCTGCGGGTACCGGAGAGAAGACAACTCCTGCCTGCTTTTGGGTGGAAGCTGAAGACACACAATCGGTTACCATTCCATTGTTGCCACTTGAAGTCGGCATCACTAAGCTTACAGTAAAGATGAGGTCATTCTTTGGAGAGGATGAAGTAGAAATGGATATCAGAGTCGAA CCTGAAGGAGTCCTGCGATATTACGACTATCGAGCTGAGTTAGATCCAGAAG GTGAAAATATGGCAGATCGTGGAGGATGCAGTCTTGCGCCACCTTTAG ATGCCAGAGCTGGTAAATGCTTCAAGTCGTTTTCTCGTTCGGACACGTGCGAAAATCCTATTGCTGGCCGTTATACAATGGACCAGTGTTGTAGCGAACAGATAGGAAGTTTTTCAGTGGCTTTTAGTGACGGAATcacgtgtgtgttgtgtccgTCAAGAACAG AGTTGCATCTTTGCGGTGTAGACTGCTCTTGCGCGGGAAGCAGACAAACTAGAAAACAAGTAAACTATTTTTACATCAGAGCTCCGGAAGAATATATTGAAGGATCTCAGACTGCTTGGTTGGGAGTCACCG GTAAATATTTTGCCATTAACGAGGACATCGAAGGTCGAGTTGATGCAAGAGAAGGAATAAATTCTCTGGTTCGGCTTCCGTCTGGATGCGGAGAGCAGAATATGGCGAACTTTGCTCCAACGTGTGCGGTAATTTCGTTCTTGCACGCTACTAGTGCAACTATCAACGAAGAACATCGAGAAACGCTGAGAAAGG GCTACGAATATCACATGCGGTTCCGAAGTTCTGACGGAGGATTTGCAGTGCGGGAACGAAAAAGCGTTGCAAAAACATTTTTGAGTTCTTACGTTCTTGCAACTCTGTGTCGTTCACGGCAGTTTATTTACGTCGATCCTAGTATAATTTCCGGTGTGGTTGCTCTTCTTGAATCTCGACGACTGCCTTCGGGACAGTTTAAGGCTCTACTAAGAAGTTACAACACTAGACGG CTTGGTCAGGACGACATTGTGTACAGGACTGCTTACATTGCTATGAGCTTGTTGGAATGTTGTCTCCCCAACGAAGAAAGAGCTCTAAGA TCTAGTGTATGTCCTGCCGTCACTTATATACAAAACGAATTCGACGCTGGTCGAGTGAGGACGATTTACGCTAAGTCTATCATATACTTTGCTCTGATGAAGGCTTGCAACAACAACTCAGGTTGCAGTGTCTGTATTGATCAGGGAGTGTGCGATTTGACAATTATTGATAATGTGCGACGTGATCTGTTTAGAGAAGTTATTATCA ATGACGACGGTTCGCGGTATTGGGATGAGAAAGACTTTGGTTACAGCAGACAAGAATCGTATTACAATCGGCCCAATTCATATGCCGTGGAAATGACATCTTTCATTCTTCAAGCTTGTCTCATTGGTAAAGACTGCAGATGCGCAGCATCCGCTGCAAAGTGGTTGAATAGCGTGAGGAACTACAATGGAGGATTTGTATCGACGCAC GATACAGTTATTGGTTTGTACGCTTTGGGTGCATTTACAGCAGGTTGCAGCATCACTGTACTACACCCTCCCAATCTTTGCGTAAAAGTAAGGCAAATGAGCAATCCCGAAGTCGAGTTTGCGAATTTCAGGATAAATCAATCAAACGCTGCCCTTACACAACGGATTCAG CTACCAATTAATAATGTGTACCAAGTAGAAACATGTGGAACAGGACTTGGCCAATCAATG GTCCACGTTGAATACAACGTTCCTTCGACCGGATACGAAAAATGTGCCTTCGCTATAACAGCAAACGGAAGAACAAAGACCTCTTCAAACGATGAAGAGACAAGCACGGAGGCAGAAATTGCGGTTTGCGTTCG ATACTTGGGTGACAGTTGCACCGGTATGGCTAACATTGAAGTCGAGTTGCCAACCGGATATGCGGCGTGTAATGAGTCTTCTACTGAAGAGGCTGACCCTCTCTGTCTTAGCGAT ATATTTTCATCAAGAGGTGaagatctgaagctgtatatGTACGAAATTAACAGCAAATCGGTTGTTTTCTACTTTGATGAG CTTTGTAGTGCCAAGAATATTTGTATTACATTCAAAGCGTACAGAAAGTTTGAAGTCATGCGTTCTTTGCCTGTCAGTGTGATAGCCTACGATTACTACAGTCCAG CTATAAAGTGCACCGAGTTCTACACTTTAGACGGCGGCAGTTCCAAACTGTCCTTAATTTGTGACGACCAAGGGAACAGTGATTCTCCGACCTGTGTGTGTGGAGCAG gGCGATGTCCTGTTCTTGAAACCATAGAAAACAGAACGTGCAGTGCATGCGTTTACCATCAATACG TCTATAGAGTTCGTGTGCTTGCAATAGAAGAAAACAACGGATGGTCACAAATCAAAGTCCACGTAGTAGAA ATTTTGAAGCCTGGAAGTGCTGATCTAAAAGCCGGCAAATCAAATATTACGTTGTGGCTTCCTGAAGTTTGCCAGTTGACAGTCGATTTTCAAATTGGTGACGATTATCACGTTCAAGGATTGGACGGACTTAAGTTTGTGCTCGATCACAACTCTCACATAGAACAATGGCCTGAACGGACCTTTGACGAATGCAAAGAGAAGGAAAAGAATGCTTGCTTTAGAAAAGCGTGCAAGAAATCTAAGAACTccaaacaaagaaaagaatGCGAGAAGAAGAAAAGTAACAAAAACAAGTGCAAGAAGGAAGTTGACAAGAAATGCAAAGACGTTCAGAAATTTTACAAATACGTCAGTAATATGAAAGACGGCCACGTCTGTGAATTAGTCGACATATGCAAGTGA